Part of the uncultured Fibrobacter sp. genome is shown below.
TGTAGGCCGACGCCAGTTCGCTGGTTTTGGACTTGTCCAAATCATACTGCATCGCAGCGCCCTTCAAAATAGACTCCGTCGCACGCAAGCTTTCTTGCAGGGCATCCATCTTTTCTTTGGCGGCAACAACCTGATAATACTGTTCTTCGGCTTTAGCAACAAGGCCGTTTACAGCATAGGCCTCCTTCAGTTGCAAGCCATGATATTCCGTACGCGACGCTTTGTACTTTTCCCAATTGTTCCAGAAGTTCAGGCGATACCGCAGTCCGATACCGATAGCCCCCGTAAGCCTGTTGACGGCATCCTGGGCAAAGGCGTTCTTCTGCATCACGCTTCGGTTGCCGGCCCAGCTTTTCACATACTCGAACTCGCCCATGATAAAGAACTCCGGTGCAAGTTTCGCCTCGGACAAATCCATCTGCAAGCGGCGAGCCCTAAGCCCGGCAGAAAGCTGTCGCAGTTCGGGATGGTGGCGTTCGGTCATAGCGCGCACATCATCAAGACTCGGCAAAGGTTCTGTTCGCGGGAGCAAGATCGAATCCTCGGCCACGAAAACATCCCCCTCTTGCAAGCCCAGCGAGAACCGGATAGCCAGCTGGACACGCTTCATGCCAAGATCAGCCTCCGTCACGGCCTCCTTGACCGTGTGCATTTTCGCCTTGAGGTTCAAGAAATCCATCTGGGTAACGTTCGGATCGTCGTCGTCCAGCGCTTCTTCCATCTGCTCGTAAGCCTTGTCGATTTGCTGTTTTGCATCATCGGCCAGGCGCTTCATTTCGAGTGCAAGCAGGTAATTGTAGTAATACGTCTGGAATTCCACATCCTTCTGGTGGAGCTGATTTTCGATTTCGAAACTTTTCTGCTGGAGGTCGGCCTGCAGCGCCTCTTTCCCCGTACGGTACTGCCCGAGATTGAGCGGCTGCACGAACTTACCCTCGACACCCCAGAAAGGTCCCATCTTGGAAAAATCGTACTTCTCGGCCTTCTCGACACCGAGCGTGTCGCCATTCTCGTTGAAATAGTAGTCGTTGTATTCCTTGAGGCCCGGAGCAGGGCCAACCAACATCGAAATCGTAAACGTAGGCAGAATCGCTTCCGCCTTGAGCGCATCGATCTTGTTTTTCTTGGCTTCGGTACCGTAACGCAGTTCTTCCACCTGCGGGTCAAAAGCAAGCCCTGCCTCCACAAAACGTAGGCAGTCATAGCGGACCTCGGCAGCAAAAGCGAGCCCGGCAAGCAACAGTGGTACCAGCGGACGAATAATCACAATATAAATTTACTAAAAAGAAAGTCTCGCGAGATCCCAATATTTGGAAATGACCCTATCATAGTAACGGGAAGGAATCGGCTGTCCACTCGCAATCATCTTGTCCACGGCCGCATGGCCCAGATTGTACGCCATCAAAGCCGACTTCAGGTTGCCGTACTTTCCCAACAGGCGAATCAGGTAGGCCGAACCCACAGCGACATTCACTTCTGGGCGCAACAAGTCCTCGGTAGATTCGATGATCAATCCGAACCGGGCCCCCATCAGCTGAGCAGTCTCCAGCTTAATTTGCATGAGACCCATCGCACCCGTTTCCTTGCCGGAGCGGCCACGGCCACGCGCATTCGGGTTGCCGCGACTTTCCTGCGCCACCACGGCGAGGATCAAGAGCGGGTCGATATAGTACGACCTCGAGATTTTCCAGATTTGTTCAGCAAGCACCGTGCGGGTGCCCTGCGTCAACTTGTTCTTGGAAAGGTAGTTCAGCGCGCGGTCGATTTTCACGTAATCAATCGTCCACTTGCCCCAAGTATCCAACTGCTCCAAATCGCTCCGCAAAGCCGATTCCTGCTCGGCCAAGTGCGCCAAGGTATTCGCCCTCGAAAACCAGCACACGCCAAAGACCACAAGCAAGGCAAATAGCCCGGCAAGAATCAGCACCATCAGCGGCGGCGATATCTGGATACTATTTTTCACGCCTGTCGTTCTCCAGGTATTCCAAATAGGAAACCCAGTCCTGTATAGCACCAAAAGAGCTGAGCATAGTCGTATCCTGGACAACCCCGAGCTTGCGCAGCGGGCCAATAGAAGATTCTAGTTTGTCTATTTCACGGACATAGCGGTCTTTCTGGCTCTGCAATGCGATAATCTGCGCCTGTTTGTCCACAATATCGCGCCCCTGCGAGACCACGATAAGGAACATCGTCACCGCCCAGCCGATGATGAGCAAAGCCGTCGCGATGGCGACAGAAGGGCTCAGGCGGAGCCCGGTTTTCTTGCCGTAATGGATTCCGACCTGCCACATCTGTTTCGCAATACCCGAATGCCG
Proteins encoded:
- a CDS encoding lytic transglycosylase domain-containing protein, giving the protein MKNSIQISPPLMVLILAGLFALLVVFGVCWFSRANTLAHLAEQESALRSDLEQLDTWGKWTIDYVKIDRALNYLSKNKLTQGTRTVLAEQIWKISRSYYIDPLLILAVVAQESRGNPNARGRGRSGKETGAMGLMQIKLETAQLMGARFGLIIESTEDLLRPEVNVAVGSAYLIRLLGKYGNLKSALMAYNLGHAAVDKMIASGQPIPSRYYDRVISKYWDLARLSF
- a CDS encoding TolC family protein — its product is MIIRPLVPLLLAGLAFAAEVRYDCLRFVEAGLAFDPQVEELRYGTEAKKNKIDALKAEAILPTFTISMLVGPAPGLKEYNDYYFNENGDTLGVEKAEKYDFSKMGPFWGVEGKFVQPLNLGQYRTGKEALQADLQQKSFEIENQLHQKDVEFQTYYYNYLLALEMKRLADDAKQQIDKAYEQMEEALDDDDPNVTQMDFLNLKAKMHTVKEAVTEADLGMKRVQLAIRFSLGLQEGDVFVAEDSILLPRTEPLPSLDDVRAMTERHHPELRQLSAGLRARRLQMDLSEAKLAPEFFIMGEFEYVKSWAGNRSVMQKNAFAQDAVNRLTGAIGIGLRYRLNFWNNWEKYKASRTEYHGLQLKEAYAVNGLVAKAEEQYYQVVAAKEKMDALQESLRATESILKGAAMQYDLDKSKTSELASAYTQNATVKKDYYFAVCKYNVEFAQLIAKMGWSLKDFHMVYMVKKTGE